A region of Curvibacter sp. AEP1-3 DNA encodes the following proteins:
- a CDS encoding DUF4114 domain-containing protein: MKIKKHMRAVALATSALLSLAPMAVNAAIGDNVYASGGSISIQFEGSDAGYNSTLELWINGLAVTPAIFPNHSTPVGTIYNVPGSFSAGTLLDIQLHVVNTGNTWHTGSGANNSDNIAHANVIYNYQGQAGRTYVGFEDLAGGGDRDYNDHTFSFTNTVNAVPEPETYAMLLAGMGLLGAVARRRKAK; encoded by the coding sequence ATGAAAATCAAAAAACACATGCGTGCGGTCGCATTAGCAACGTCCGCACTCCTCAGCCTCGCGCCAATGGCCGTGAACGCAGCTATTGGCGATAACGTTTACGCCAGCGGTGGCAGCATTTCCATTCAGTTTGAAGGCTCGGATGCCGGCTACAACAGCACCTTGGAACTTTGGATCAATGGATTGGCAGTAACTCCCGCCATTTTCCCAAACCACTCCACGCCTGTAGGAACCATCTACAACGTGCCGGGATCATTCAGCGCAGGAACCTTGCTCGACATCCAACTGCATGTTGTCAACACCGGCAACACCTGGCACACAGGCTCCGGCGCCAACAACAGTGACAACATCGCACACGCCAACGTGATCTACAACTACCAAGGTCAAGCCGGTCGCACGTATGTCGGCTTTGAAGATCTTGCTGGTGGCGGTGACCGCGACTACAACGACCACACCTTCTCCTTCACCAACACGGTCAACGCCGTCCCTGAGCCAGAAACCTATGCAAT